The following proteins are co-located in the Chlorogloeopsis sp. ULAP01 genome:
- a CDS encoding protein tyrosine phosphatase family protein, with the protein MPYNCMENIYNFLQISEYIATSGQPTKEEFAFIQEAGYQLVVNLALPESPNALPDEKEIVESQGMKYVHIPVVWDKPNFESVKEFFRVMETNANKRVFVHCAANKRVSAFIYLYRRLHEGISDDEAKKDLHQIWTPNEIWQRFIEQVIDYCK; encoded by the coding sequence ATGCCTTATAATTGTATGGAAAATATCTACAACTTTTTGCAAATATCTGAGTATATCGCCACTTCCGGACAACCAACAAAAGAAGAATTTGCATTCATTCAAGAAGCAGGATATCAATTAGTTGTGAATTTAGCACTACCAGAATCCCCTAATGCTTTACCTGATGAAAAAGAAATTGTAGAATCTCAAGGCATGAAATATGTTCATATTCCTGTAGTTTGGGACAAACCTAACTTTGAGAGTGTAAAAGAATTTTTTAGAGTTATGGAAACAAATGCCAATAAAAGAGTATTTGTTCACTGTGCTGCTAACAAAAGAGTTTCGGCTTTTATTTATCTTTATCGTCGTCTACATGAAGGTATAAGTGATGACGAAGCAAAGAAAGATTTACACCAAATTTGGACTCCTAATGAGATTTGGCAAAGATTTATTGAACAAGTAATTGATTATTGTAAATAA
- the rnhA gene encoding ribonuclease HI yields the protein MSSVPTIESIYTDGACTGNPGPGGWGIVVYFGDGSVHEIGDAAKQTTNNRMEMQAAIAALEFLKTSGQSQPITLYTDSEYLINCVTKWVKTWKRKGWKKADGKPVLNQDLLEILDQLNTRQVKWQHVRGHAGNEGNERCDAIARAFACGKTPLLKQISESISFDALSRIQKKEVAVASLSDSSDESMIMNQNTQDISSLALNTNMIETSHNSAAPNNEELPREIRVVQLRNLVETLRIADEISEKGYLITSSELADLMDVHASAVTSRGDQWRWRNWIVSRVRREGNQILWELERGDRINDADE from the coding sequence ATGTCTTCAGTTCCTACAATCGAAAGTATATACACTGATGGCGCTTGCACTGGTAATCCAGGGCCAGGCGGTTGGGGTATTGTTGTTTACTTCGGTGATGGCTCTGTTCATGAAATAGGCGATGCAGCCAAGCAAACCACCAATAACAGAATGGAAATGCAAGCTGCGATCGCGGCTTTAGAATTTCTCAAAACATCTGGACAAAGCCAACCCATCACTCTTTACACTGATAGCGAGTATCTAATCAACTGCGTTACTAAATGGGTAAAAACCTGGAAAAGAAAAGGCTGGAAAAAGGCAGACGGTAAGCCTGTTCTCAATCAAGATTTGCTAGAAATTCTCGATCAACTCAACACTCGCCAAGTAAAATGGCAACACGTTCGGGGGCATGCAGGTAACGAAGGTAACGAACGCTGCGATGCGATCGCTCGTGCCTTTGCCTGTGGTAAAACTCCCTTACTTAAACAAATTTCCGAATCTATTTCCTTTGACGCACTTTCACGGATACAAAAAAAAGAAGTTGCGGTAGCAAGTTTATCTGATTCTAGTGACGAATCAATGATAATGAACCAAAATACACAAGATATCAGTTCTCTTGCACTCAATACAAACATGATCGAAACTTCTCATAATTCAGCTGCTCCCAATAACGAGGAATTACCACGTGAAATCAGGGTGGTGCAACTCCGTAACTTGGTTGAAACTCTAAGAATTGCCGACGAAATCTCTGAAAAAGGTTACCTAATTACCAGTTCCGAACTAGCAGATCTAATGGATGTTCATGCTAGCGCTGTTACCAGTCGTGGCGATCAATGGCGCTGGCGTAACTGGATTGTCTCGCGGGTACGCCGAGAAGGCAATCAAATTCTTTGGGAATTAGAACGCGGCGATCGCATTAATGATGCAGATGAGTAG
- the cruG gene encoding 2'-O-glycosyltransferase CruG gives MIGWLTIVSAFSLFLLLIQVPATAILLSRLFKGPLRHPPITSQHPTPELLGSVSVVIPTLNEALRISPLLTGLSRQSYEVREIIVVDSNSQDGTTDLVKAAQKQDPRFRLMTDDPLPADWVGRPWALHNGFLHSSEASEWFLGMDADTQPSPGLVAALVKTAVAEGYDLVSLSPQFILKYPGECWLQPALLMTLLYRFNPTGINTEEAERVMANGQCFFCRRSVLVNVNGYTSAKSSFCDDVTLARHIAASGFKVGFLDGAKVLKVRMYEGAKETWTEWGRSLDLKDASSRSLLWGDLWLLSAVQGLPVLILLSFLFFYLSIGQAQGTAPTLLMPGATTEGTSAMHWLLSPSPLLLLLGLNLFLLLIRFAMLFAIAPSYDRTLAKGGWLFWLSPLADPLAVLRIFLSAFRKPRQWRGREYS, from the coding sequence GTGATCGGTTGGTTGACAATAGTAAGCGCCTTTTCGCTCTTTTTATTACTCATACAAGTTCCGGCAACAGCCATTTTACTGTCGCGCCTCTTTAAAGGGCCTTTGCGCCATCCTCCCATTACATCTCAACACCCGACACCAGAACTTTTGGGTAGTGTCAGTGTAGTTATTCCTACTTTGAACGAAGCTTTGCGGATTAGTCCCCTTTTAACTGGTTTAAGTCGGCAAAGCTATGAAGTTCGGGAAATTATTGTTGTAGACAGTAACTCCCAAGATGGCACCACTGACTTGGTAAAAGCCGCACAAAAACAAGATCCCCGCTTTCGTTTAATGACTGACGATCCCCTGCCAGCTGATTGGGTAGGGCGTCCTTGGGCATTACACAATGGCTTTTTGCACAGTTCAGAGGCAAGTGAATGGTTTCTGGGTATGGATGCCGATACTCAGCCATCACCCGGCTTAGTAGCAGCTTTAGTCAAGACAGCAGTAGCTGAAGGATATGATCTTGTTTCTCTTTCACCTCAGTTTATTCTCAAGTATCCAGGAGAGTGTTGGCTTCAACCAGCATTGTTAATGACGCTACTTTATCGTTTTAATCCCACTGGTATTAATACTGAAGAAGCAGAGCGAGTGATGGCTAATGGACAATGCTTTTTCTGTCGTCGTTCTGTTCTAGTTAATGTCAATGGTTATACCAGCGCTAAAAGTTCTTTTTGTGATGATGTTACCTTGGCACGCCACATAGCCGCTTCTGGTTTTAAAGTGGGCTTTTTAGATGGGGCAAAAGTTTTGAAAGTACGAATGTATGAAGGTGCAAAGGAAACTTGGACAGAATGGGGACGAAGCCTCGACTTGAAAGACGCTTCCTCCCGTTCCCTATTGTGGGGTGATTTGTGGCTACTTTCAGCAGTTCAAGGTTTACCTGTGCTCATTTTACTCAGCTTTTTGTTCTTTTATCTCTCTATTGGACAGGCACAAGGCACAGCCCCTACTCTCCTCATGCCAGGTGCGACAACGGAGGGAACCTCCGCAATGCACTGGCTCCTCTCCCCTTCTCCCCTTTTATTACTACTAGGGCTGAATTTATTTCTGCTGTTAATTCGCTTTGCCATGCTTTTTGCGATCGCACCCAGCTACGATCGCACACTCGCTAAAGGTGGCTGGCTATTTTGGCTTTCTCCTTTGGCAGATCCGTTAGCAGTGCTACGCATCTTTTTGTCTGCATTTCGCAAACCCCGACAATGGCGAGGAAGAGAGTACAGCTAA
- the cruF gene encoding gamma-carotene 1'-hydroxylase CruF, translated as MKQIVIAERVCLIGHIVSMVFGLVGILLVVPHPEIIMDLSEVGQTAMQWSMAGGGVVYMILGTAAVALYAYRTLGLRLWLAFMLPSVFISLTSELLGTSTGFPFGHYTYLSGLGYKIAGLVPFTIPLSWFYLGCASYLLARAGLEVDKKPSLLRHAGAVALGALLLTSWDFVLDPAMSQTALPFWYWHQPGAFFGMPYQNFVGWLGTGCVFMTVAALLWRNTPIQLQGWQLNLPLIVYLSNFGFATVMSLAAGFSIPVLLGLLLGTTPAVLLWWKAQSSSTATSLESTTKEMQAAQVRVALK; from the coding sequence ATGAAACAAATTGTTATAGCTGAACGCGTGTGCCTGATTGGTCATATTGTGTCAATGGTGTTTGGGCTGGTAGGAATATTACTGGTCGTTCCTCATCCTGAAATCATTATGGACTTATCCGAGGTAGGACAAACCGCCATGCAATGGAGTATGGCTGGGGGTGGTGTAGTCTACATGATTTTGGGAACGGCAGCTGTTGCTTTGTATGCTTATAGGACATTAGGGTTACGTTTGTGGCTGGCTTTTATGCTGCCCTCAGTATTTATTTCTTTAACTAGTGAACTATTAGGAACTAGTACTGGATTTCCTTTTGGTCACTACACTTACTTAAGTGGCTTGGGCTATAAGATAGCAGGCTTAGTACCATTTACTATTCCCTTGTCGTGGTTTTATTTGGGATGTGCTTCTTACTTGTTGGCGCGTGCTGGTTTGGAAGTAGATAAAAAACCTAGCTTGCTACGTCATGCAGGTGCTGTGGCTTTGGGTGCATTGTTGCTAACCTCTTGGGATTTCGTACTTGATCCGGCCATGAGCCAAACTGCTTTACCATTTTGGTATTGGCATCAACCGGGAGCTTTCTTTGGAATGCCCTACCAAAACTTTGTTGGGTGGTTAGGTACTGGTTGTGTGTTTATGACGGTGGCTGCACTGTTGTGGAGAAATACACCGATTCAATTACAGGGATGGCAACTCAATCTACCGTTGATTGTTTACTTAAGCAACTTTGGTTTTGCTACTGTCATGAGCTTGGCTGCTGGATTTTCCATCCCCGTATTACTTGGCTTGCTACTTGGGACGACTCCTGCCGTGCTACTTTGGTGGAAAGCTCAAAGCTCATCTACAGCAACATCTTTGGAATCAACAACCAAAGAAATGCAAGCAGCTCAGGTAAGAGTTGCTCTCAAATAA
- the rpmA gene encoding 50S ribosomal protein L27, translated as MAHKKGTGSTRNGRDSNAQRLGVKRYGGQVVRAGNILVRQRGTKFHPGNNVGIGSDDTLFALVDGVVTFERKGKTRKKVSVYPVAAEVAAS; from the coding sequence ATGGCTCATAAGAAAGGAACAGGTAGTACACGCAACGGTCGTGATTCTAATGCTCAACGATTGGGTGTGAAGCGTTACGGTGGGCAAGTTGTCCGCGCGGGCAATATTCTAGTTAGACAACGGGGTACTAAATTTCACCCTGGCAACAACGTCGGTATTGGTAGCGATGACACTTTGTTCGCTTTAGTTGACGGTGTAGTAACTTTTGAACGCAAGGGCAAAACCCGTAAAAAAGTTAGCGTTTATCCAGTTGCTGCTGAAGTTGCTGCTTCTTAA
- the rplU gene encoding 50S ribosomal protein L21 → MTYAIIETGGKQLRVEAGRFYDIELLHSPPDEKVTIESVLLVQHDGETTIGQPLVAGAKVEGTVMRHLRDRKVLVYKMKPKKKTRKKRGHRQEITRLMINSISVNGSVLASEETAATTTSESTEEPAQTAAE, encoded by the coding sequence ATGACCTACGCAATTATTGAAACTGGCGGCAAACAATTACGAGTTGAAGCAGGCCGCTTTTATGATATCGAACTGCTTCATAGCCCACCAGATGAAAAAGTTACTATAGAATCAGTGCTGTTAGTACAGCATGATGGCGAAACCACCATTGGACAGCCGTTAGTGGCAGGGGCGAAAGTAGAAGGGACAGTGATGCGCCATCTTCGCGATCGCAAAGTCCTAGTGTACAAAATGAAACCGAAAAAGAAAACTCGCAAAAAGCGGGGACATCGGCAAGAAATCACCAGGTTAATGATTAACTCTATTAGTGTGAATGGTTCTGTACTTGCCTCGGAAGAAACAGCAGCCACAACTACTAGCGAGTCAACAGAAGAACCTGCCCAAACAGCTGCCGAATAA
- a CDS encoding VOC family protein, whose amino-acid sequence MTEFRTITPHLTVREAKAAIEFYKAAFGAIEKYIMPSPEDDKIMHAELEIGNSEIYLNDEFPNCGSQSPIALNGSPITIHLQVDDADTWFARAVSAGATVIMPLEDMFWGDRYGKLVDPFGHHWSIASHIEEVPPEEIMQRATVQLSS is encoded by the coding sequence ATGACAGAGTTTCGTACAATCACTCCACACTTGACGGTTCGTGAGGCCAAAGCGGCAATAGAGTTTTATAAAGCAGCCTTTGGTGCGATTGAGAAATACATTATGCCTTCTCCAGAAGATGACAAAATCATGCATGCCGAGTTAGAGATTGGCAACTCAGAAATTTATTTAAATGATGAATTTCCAAATTGTGGTTCCCAGTCGCCGATCGCCTTAAATGGTTCGCCCATTACAATTCATTTGCAAGTTGATGATGCAGATACTTGGTTTGCTCGTGCCGTGAGTGCGGGAGCAACGGTAATAATGCCTTTGGAGGATATGTTTTGGGGCGATCGCTATGGCAAGCTAGTTGATCCCTTTGGTCATCATTGGTCAATTGCCAGTCACATTGAAGAAGTGCCACCAGAAGAAATCATGCAACGGGCAACAGTCCAACTGTCTAGTTGA
- a CDS encoding DUF5895 domain-containing protein, with protein sequence MKASAKFDFEDEKFNAPPSQIIPWCQMINPRYGNNGIQNYGLAIKLDNAHAVGFQPDDNWQQVEHEFSSGLETVYITTTPRIVIVRRGPLSVKDRETGIKLGTLRDNYDAFLADKLKFKTFTRYLIFLVAENKKFLHELPLQLTLNGAAGASFSKAYCEYQQGRVAGGFVAELERAYSGYRKQPLTPKGQLFHAHGIFCPMIDCEERGIEPNTVLVASTVDYKHPTSGTLTQYLIASDSPESEIIIKTFEEHKEFGRDTVKTETSKMVAAGVSSSYIYPDEDDFGYPPY encoded by the coding sequence ATGAAAGCATCTGCAAAATTCGACTTTGAGGACGAGAAGTTTAACGCACCCCCTTCTCAAATCATCCCTTGGTGTCAGATGATTAATCCTCGGTATGGCAACAATGGCATACAAAATTACGGTTTGGCAATTAAACTAGATAATGCTCATGCCGTGGGCTTTCAGCCAGATGACAATTGGCAGCAGGTAGAACACGAATTTAGTTCCGGACTAGAAACGGTATATATAACTACTACTCCCCGCATTGTGATCGTCAGAAGGGGGCCTTTGTCTGTAAAAGATAGGGAAACTGGTATTAAGCTCGGTACACTTAGAGATAATTACGATGCTTTTTTAGCAGATAAGCTTAAATTTAAAACTTTTACACGTTACTTAATTTTTCTAGTCGCAGAAAATAAAAAGTTTTTACATGAATTACCTTTGCAATTAACCCTGAACGGTGCAGCAGGAGCAAGTTTTAGCAAAGCTTATTGCGAATATCAACAAGGTAGAGTTGCAGGAGGATTCGTCGCCGAACTAGAAAGGGCATATTCTGGATATCGCAAACAACCCTTAACGCCAAAAGGACAGTTATTTCATGCCCACGGAATTTTTTGTCCCATGATTGATTGCGAAGAAAGAGGCATTGAACCAAATACGGTTCTGGTTGCTTCAACTGTAGACTATAAACATCCTACGAGTGGGACGTTAACACAGTATTTGATTGCTTCCGATTCTCCGGAGTCAGAAATCATTATCAAGACTTTTGAAGAACATAAAGAGTTTGGTCGGGATACTGTAAAAACAGAAACATCGAAGATGGTAGCGGCAGGTGTTTCTAGTTCCTATATTTACCCAGATGAAGATGATTTTGGTTATCCGCCTTACTAA